AGATTGATTTTTAAGcatcaaattaatgtaaaaaatgaatgttgtatttatttcatgGTTTTATAGTACCTTCCATTCTGTAATATGGTATCATTCTAAGCTTCACTGCATTGAAGGATCTATCTCTACAAAACAGTGATcccttaacataaaaattttattttataaatgaatgaagaATTCATTGTAAACTTAAGTTTATAATTTGtcctcaattttaattaatgctaaaaaatcttgagcaattaattatttttctatctctTCATTCTAAATTAAAAGTTGTACAATGAAATACTTAAGTATctcaaatataaactaaataattctgcttatattttactttatttacagtaaCAACTAATTAAAACCATGAACAAGGGATTAATGAcctttaatcttaaattttattcacatatGTATCGTGCAGTAGTATTACTATGCCAATCTGAGCAAAATGTCAAGATAGATATTGGCAGAGGGCAATCGCATGGAGAAGATTCTCATGAAGAAGACCTTTGCTTGTTATCTGGAATTTCCAAACCCGAGTCTTGATCAGGCACATCATTCTTCAGAtgctaaaaaatacattatcactCATTGGTAATGTTATTGGGCATCAGCCTGTTATTGCtgtataaataaagaagtaataataaataaaatttataagaaactaatatttcttttaaatatttttcagaaaactgaTAACACTGAGCCATTAAAGTTCAGTTAATTACAGTAACTTGAGGAAAGTTGGCCTAGATCTAGGCAACTATAAAATTTACTACCAGAAAGTTGAATGTGGTGTGTGAAGTGGATATATTATTGGTTAGTGAAGCTAGAGAGTGTAAGCTACACTTCTTTTAAGACAATCAGTAAAGTAATGATATCATTATAcctatagttttgtttttgtgattCTATGTTGAAGTGAAAACGAATGACATAAGGCAATAAATCTGCATCAAATTCTGTTTCAACTTGgcaaagttttgtaaaattacacCAAATACCTTAATCACACACAgatgtatgaaaatttttaaaattgacaaatCAATTAATGATAGGCATTCCTATTCATCCTTCCACCTGAAAACATAACTCAAGATATAGCAAAAATACATAGAATCAGCCATTGAGATTATAGGCCTACTATTAGAAGGTGTGCAACATGCGGTGAATCTGTTCTAAAGGTTTTCAGCACTGAATATAACAGCACTATGTTCAAGATTGAACTAagctaaaaaaatttccaaaacaaatccaaaattcaatttcatcaaaTGTCTTCCCATTTCTAAAGATGAAATTGAAGCTTAAAGGATGAGACTACAGAAGATATCCAACCCAAATTGAAGGAGGTAATGAGCAGCATAACAAAGATGATTTCCAGCCACGGGAAAAATGGTGAGATCACGCCATCCACGTAGAAGACTACTCTGAAGGGTAGTAcagattctaataatttttatggtaattatttcttatatgcTGATTTCAGGATCTTTTGGGCCTCTCACGTTGTACTACTATCTAAATGCTTGCTGTTGCAGTAAAATaccaattaataaacaaaaataacaatttgtgaCAGTAATGTTAATTCGGTATACCAATAACAAGTTAAATACAAGGTAAATAACAAGTTAATACATGGTATACAAACAATAAAGAGAATCCTTTCAATACTTCACCAATTCCAAGATGACCAAAACAAAGATGCAGTAACccatttatgaattaatattaatactggGCTTAATGAAAgtggataaaaataacaaaaatatataaataaaacattaaaaattagtaatacaaAATGGATgtagaatgatattttattacaaacagtaaatcacataacaaataaaatatcacaccaggttattattaattaataggtaAATTTACGATCCTGCAACTTTTTTTGAGGCAGGCTTGCCTCCTTCTCTGAATCCAttcctgaaacaaaaaataatcattaataaattaaaaatttcattaacttcaCTAAAAGTTcacaaatcacaaaaaataaatcctttgtaTACAGTAGAATCATGTTACTGCCAAGCAGTTGGATGTCGtaaataaccattaataacattaaaataaagacctaattttaacatttttgtttttttatctttttagttcctatttacattaattttatgatttatttatattataaattacactgtatattttattaatttcagttcagaagagtattaataatttaacataaaaaacatatactgaacattttagctataattaaaaactttttttaaaaagtaaactaaaatctTAACTCaagtaacaaaacaatttaaagatgTACAATTAGTTTTGGGAGACCTGAATTATTCATTACTATAACCATATTTATTTGCCCTGAGGCAGGTCCCATATTCACGTTCATCGtcattatcttttatttctactgaatttaaaattcttgaaactaACTTTCTTTCAGATCTGTAacttttagatttttcatttGCTTTCATTTGAAACTTTTAATAATCTTTCTAACTTTGTTTTAATCAACTGCTGTCTTCtcatacgaggtgtggctattaaataatgagactaatgttGTTACAGAACTGCACAGGCGCCAAATTCGCACGACTGACAGTTGcgtagcgtgaagccttctctttcaatTGTTGCCACTCCAATTTCtatagacatattagtctggctgtggccttggtttggataacatctgttttttgttttgccaaaaaattgtattttattagagcaaagaattgtcgtgaaatttcatatgaaacttggaaaaactgctACTAAAacttatctattattaaaaatgtatacagcaATGAATGCTTATCACATGTGCAGGGTTTTTGAATGGTTTaggcgtttccaagatggccgagaagacgttAAAGATGATGTTCGCCCAGGTCGCCCTTCCACATACCATGCGACATTTATCTGTTCGTTTCctaaggtcaaatctgcattaaaaggaacaagatttcagaccagttctaaacaatggaaaattcgcatggagcgttgtaaAGATAGAAGAGGGGTATATATTGAagaggataataactaaatatgcacaaaatttaaaataaaatattttacagcattagtctcattatttaatagctacacctcgtattataaaataaaaacattcataattATAACAAACTAAATAACTCTTAATAGAATCTCATTTTAGGCTTACATACCTGAACCTTCTGCGTACAATTTTGAGATGACGCATTCGCCCAGTACCTGTTGTCTTCCTACGCTGGGCTTTCACGCTccagttatctaaaaaaaaaatttaacatcaattatacaatttttaaaaccgtaacactaaaaatttatatttcaataattgtacATATACCTTTAAAACAGCATcactaaaaacaaacattatgaAAATTCATATTAACCAATATCTAGTCAACCAGTTTGTATATTAGCATTAATCAATCCTCTTCAAGTGATTGGTCAtaatacagtttatatattttttgtaatcaaaaaattacactaaaaacaatttttttctgagcTGCATCTGAATATAGTAAAAGCATTAAAAACTGATATcacaggatataaaaaaaaaaactttcttttgggAATTAGAATTTTAAAGGGAGGTCTGTTTTATAcagatggaattaaaaaaaaaaattatgtctaatagtagaaatttagtattaaaaaaaagaaataaaataaaaataatataatttaagaaaataaataacattattgacTTATATAACACACTTTGCCTACATTCTGCCAAAAATTCTGATGGTAGCCAAAATCTTTAGTAGTgatctaaaaaataacaaaatttcactgGCACTGTATATATACTATGAGCTTCAACTGGGATGATATCCAAAAAATCCATTTTCCCAAAATTCTTGCCTCTTGTAAAAAGCTTGAGCCTGAATACTGAATAATTATGTTGCATTTCTGTTTCataatggtaaaattattttccatttctgAATCAGACAGATTTCAACTTTGACAAGGATCTTGTACACTTTAAAGTGACCCAGgacctaccatttttttttatactttggctcattgccatttttaataaattactgaaccataataccaaaatacaaacaataaaaattttcttttataaaaacaatattattgtcaatgaatttttaaatattactaattaaaaaaaaaaaaaatcctaatttttctgtatcccattcaatgaatacaaaaatatatgctcaaataatttttattaatttcttgtgaattattttttaatttttaaggacttcaatacatctatttattttttaactgcataCATGTGATGCTggttagattttggacttttccacTGCAGGACTGCATGGGCTTAAACTTTTCCTTTTGGTTATTTTGATTTACACAATTTGTCAGTACAtagaatcaacataatctaattaaatataacttatgcTCACTAATCttgtctaattaatgttaaatatacaaattatataccaCTTTActataaaacttatataacaaaagtaaacattgtataaaaaaatacaattactaaTGGTACTTAAAAACAGcgcaataaattcagtaattactgcttaagagttattttaatatctgacttctacagaaaaatgtttaagcagTGCAATCCTATAGtggaaaacatcaaaattttttactgTCCCTTAATCTATCCAAGCAAATGTGGGTTTTTTATCTGTGTAGTAGCATAACTTAATCCAAATCACAATATTTAAAGTAGACAAGAAATTAtctataaactaaattttttacataaagtaagCAACAGTCACAATCTTATTTAAGTCAATATTCATCAAAATCTGAACATGacgttaatacaaaataaaattagtttaaagtgGACATAGTATTTTCAGCAATCAATTACGAAATAGTTCATTAAGGAAATCCAAAGTTCATTTTGAGAATATTACAGACAACATATCCATATGGAATGATCATCGGAAAGATCAATTACAATTACGTCCAAACAGTCAAAGAACTGGTTATTTTTTGTGGAAGTATCAATGTCACAAGTGTAGCGACTATCATCATATGACTACACTACCCATAGTTATGATTGTCCAATTTTTATccatatacaaatattaaattttgtttcactttacatcacataaaataataactttagaaTACTAATTTTGAAATACTATAATTGCATTATTGAGAAAACCAAAAATAAGGgtaaattttatgaacaatttgattcaaataacagattttaataatccatataatcaaaatatttctggTTAAACATTAGGTTATTCTAATCAAAGACAAGAATTTTTAACATGTAAATCAgctgaaaactaaaattactcACAATGTCGAAGTTTACTACTAGGATAACCACACTGAGCACATTTTGACTTCTGAATGTGGTATGATGAACGACCACATCGACGGCACAAAGTGTGCGTCTTATTGCGCCGTTTTCCAAAACTTGATGTTCCCTTAGtctgtaaaacaattaaaataaattttttaagtataatcatTAACAGGAAAATGTCAAGTATATCTTAAAACTTTCaaacttctaaaataaaatttataaaacaattctaaGAAAACTATCTAATGCTAgaagagatttattttattgtaatccccagaaacttaatttaaaatgtacttaaTATAAATACCAAAGCTTTAAAACTGACTTTAAGCAAACACAAATTCATTTTATACTTCTAGCAAACACAATCAAATAATAACAAGCaacttaacattttaatgttcaaaatgttATATGCCTATGCTTAAACTTTCAAATACTATGATCATATGTATAATTTAACTCCTGTAATAGACTAGACATACCAGTATGTTTTCTAAGTATctcctcaaaaacgattaacatATATCtaggtttgttttaatttataactactaATACTGCTATCCGT
Above is a genomic segment from Lycorma delicatula isolate Av1 chromosome 12, ASM4794821v1, whole genome shotgun sequence containing:
- the RpL37a gene encoding ribosomal protein L37a, producing the protein MTKGTSSFGKRRNKTHTLCRRCGRSSYHIQKSKCAQCGYPSSKLRHYNWSVKAQRRKTTGTGRMRHLKIVRRRFRNGFREGGKPASKKVAGS